A single window of Coffea eugenioides isolate CCC68of chromosome 7, Ceug_1.0, whole genome shotgun sequence DNA harbors:
- the LOC113777335 gene encoding putative late blight resistance protein homolog R1A-3, with product MDIPSTSNTGCFDFALDDYLHSYHTSSSNSTSCFDLAFDCLVEFDCLAELKKSYYSGNIGRFLKYLRIKVRLLKIFFLYAKKCRRRRNCEALLEHDQEDKGNIISESLRFRIQDVIIKMIHDLQSTYLLYKHSGEPDLNIVHSALTRSLENIIVFLETDIKKSCSIIFFNYYSPGDPRLVMDLIESLLETLECHLFGHHMEPIRQKLMPLRNLIRFATVLGVECEQLIDLLTHVAVVAAHLISVCQFVSDRLTATSVRVDTINQMAFEIHQMIHKKINPLDPQAREIYIHVLAASKKQSRSLNALVLEENEHPVVVEFVSSLLDYLMDLLGSYASFQVLVKGQMLKLYQGIKYLSILLKREEKLGDKIKDLIGVVVCDAGILIFSLSVNEIKEGLPKDTEIGLFHLHRVLKYLMAEVAHNYPLTSPYSSFHYPRCNELCCMDFFLENLKELGRSDEADDSIVFLLDRIQMVQEDLLFLRSFLENIKDQRYHDGKLQAFWSHVMEATYKVELLIDSTLVGDNCQDSLVAVANDINCLKIKALEIQNGQTQRVNKTSIQIPTQLTATTHNEDLVGLDDAVETITHRLTRGSKQLDVVPIVGMPGLGKTTLANKVYTAPSVRSHFHVCGWCCVSQTYSTRILLVQLLCSISSKSTDGFLEMDENDLALQLKQVLLRTRYLLVLDDLWDIEAWNLLEKLLPNDVNGSRILFTSRFQNLSLQSKPDIKSYHLRQLTDEESWTLLQKKLFHKENCPPTLSKVGSRIAKSCRGLPLTIVLVAGILANTAQDCWEEVAKCLSSSVLDNEYCMKTLELSYGHLPDYLKPCLLYFGAFKEDEVINVRRLLWRWISEGFVQQTEGKSLEEVAYDHLMSLINRSLVLVSRQRTRGGVQACQIHDLVYEFCVEKSNEESFLHIIDSWKDPFSLTGPSNHHRVYVHNTRELKIWELMLIFPSLRSLLLFGDNYCEPKVEDLGILLPKLLRVLDLGDLKFYESFPMEVLLLVHLRHLALCKTRSIPSAIDNLSRLETLTVNGPYLQIVLPDAIWNIKTLSNLSIEPHGTKDYTHGFIFQVGNLEVYPDLDHLNTLNLVIDSSSKSLQKLLTKLPSIRRLKCAGPVNLYKTTKNCDEILEFDCLSQLESLRLIRLRGYGFKFPLNLKKLVLAWNSQPWTEISKIGKLPNLEVLKLLNYSFVGEEWVVKEGEFPNLRVLELLELGIRNWTAFSDSFSRLEKLVVHSCPYLEKVPSCLGECETLEMIEVKWCRMSVVNSIKQIQQEQIDMGNEDLKIVLEGRYEYDTSISSEAESIPSEAGEISSERESISSHHT from the coding sequence ATGGACATCCCCTCTACAAGTAACACCGGTTGCTTTGATTTTGCTTTAGATGATTATCTGCACTCGTATCATACCTCCTCTAGCAATAGCACTAGTTGCTTTGATCTTGCTTTTGATTGTCTTGTCGAGTTTGACTGTCTTGCTGAGCTTAAGAAGTCCTACTATTCCGGGAACATTGGCAGATTCCTCAAGTACCTGAGGATAAAGGTAAGATTATTGAAAATCTTTTTCTTATATGCCAAAAAGTGCAGGAGGAGGAGGAACTGTGAAGCGCTTTTGGAGCATGATCAAGAGGACAAGGGTAATATTATATCTGAAAGTTTGAGATTCAGAATTCAAGATGTGATTATCAAGATGATTCATGATCTTCAGTCTACCTATCTTTTATACAAACATTCTGGTGAGCCAGATCTTAACATTGTACATAGTGCGCTGACCAGGTCCCTAGAAAATATCATTGTGTTCCTTGAGACAGATATCAAGAAATCATGCTCCATCATCTTCTTCAACTATTACTCACCGGGAGATCCCCGACTAGTTATGGATCTTATTGAGTCCCTTTTAGAGACTCTAGAGTGTCATTTATTTGGACACCACATGGAACCCATTAGACAGAAGCTAATGCCCTTAAGGAATCTCATTCGCTTTGCTACAGTGCTAGGTGTTGAGTGTGAGCAATTGATAGATCTGTTGACTCACGTTGCAGTTGTGGCTGCACACCTGATTTCTGTATGTCAGTTTGTTAGTGATAGACTGACTGCAACTTCTGTACGTGTTGATACAATCAATCAAATGGCCTTTGAAATACATCAGATGATACACAAGAAGATAAATCCCCTTGATCCCCAAGCCCGAGAAATTTACATCCATGTCCTGGCAGCCTCAAAGAAACAATCAAGATCATTAAACGCTTTAGTCCTTGAGGAGAATGAGCATCCAGTGGTAGTCGAGTTTGTTAGTTCTCTCCTGGATTATCTTATGGATCTACTAGGATCTTATGCTAGCTTTCAGGTTCTAGTGAAGGGTCAAATGCTAAAACTCTATCAGGGAATAAAGTATCTGAGTATCCTTCTTAAACGGGAGGAGAAACTAGGTGATAAAATAAAGGATCTCATTGGAGTTGTAGTCTGTGATGCAGGAATTTTGATCTTCTCCCTTTCTGTCAATGAAATCAAAGAAGGTTTGCCCAAGGACACAGAAATTGGGCTGTTTCATTTGCACAGAGTTCTCAAGTATTTGATGGCAGAGGTTGCACACAATTATCCACTAACATCACCATATTCATCATTTCATTATCCTAGATGCAATGAGTTATGCTGTATGGATTTTTTCCTAGAAAATCTCAAGGAGCTAGGAAGGAGTGATGAGGCTGATGATTCCATTGTTTTCCTATTAGATAGAATCCAAATGGTCCAGGAAGATCTCCTATTCTTGAGATCTTTCCTAGAGAATATCAAGGATCAGCGGTATCATGATGGAAAACTTCAAGCTTTCTGGAGTCATGTTATGGAAGCTACTTACAAGGTAGAGTTACTGATTGACTCAACACTTGTTGGTGATAATTGCCAAGATTCTCTGGTTGCTGTTGCTAATGATATCAATTGTCTGAAGATTAAGGCCCTGGAGATCCAAAATGGTCAAACCCAGAGAGTTAACAAGACTTCCATTCAGATACCAACACAACTTACTGCCACCACACACAATGAGGATCTAGTGGGTCTCGATGATGCGGTGGAAACTATCACTCATCGACTTACGAGAGGATCAAAGCAGTTGGATGTTGTTCCCATCGTGGGAATGCCTGGGCTAGGTAAGACCACATTAGCCAATAAAGTTTATACTGCTCCTTCAGTTCGGTCACATTTCCATGTTTGTGGCTGGTGTTGTGTTTCTCAAACGTACAGCACTCGCATATTGTTAGTTCAGCTTTTGTGTAGTATTTCTTCTAAGAGTACTGACGGATTTCTTGAGATGGATGAAAATGATTTAGCTCTGCAGCTAAAGCAAGTTTTACTGAGAACTAGGTATCTCCTTGTTTTGGATGACTTGTGGGACATTGAGGCATGGaatttgttggaaaaattgttgCCGAATGATGTCAATGGAAGCAGGATTCTCTTCACCAGCAGATTTCAGAACTTGTCTCTACAATCCAAACCTGATATCAAATCTTACCATCTCCGCCAACTTACTGACGAAGAGAGTTGGACATTGCTGCAGAAAAAGCTATTTCACAAAGAAAATTGTCCTCCAACACTAAGTAAAGTTGGATCTCGAATAGCAAAATCTTGTAGGGGTTTACCCCTCACAATTGTCCTTGTTGCTGGAATTCTTGCTAATACTGCGCAAGATTGTTGGGAAGAAGTTGCAAAATGTCTAAGTTCTAGTGTTCTTGACAATGAATATTGCATGAAGACACTTGAGTTGAGTTATGGTCATTTACCAGATTATTTGAAGCCATGCCTTCTATACTTTGGTGCATTTAAAGAAGATGAGGTTATTAATGTCCGAAGGTTGTTATGGCGTTGGATCTCTGAAGGATTTGTGCAGCAGACTGAAGGAAAGAGTTTAGAAGAAGTGGCTTACGACCACTTGATGTCTCTAATTAATAGAAGTTTAGTTCTGGTTTCCAGACAAAGAACTAGGGGTGGTGTTCAAGCCTGCCAAATTCATGATTTGGTATACGAGTTTTGTGTGGAAAAATCCAACGAAGAAAGTTTTCTACATATCATTGATAGTTGGAAAGACCCTTTTAGTCTTACTGGACCAAGCAACCACCACCGAGTTTATGTTCACAATACCAGGGAATTGAAGATTTGGGAGTTAATGCTAATTTTTCCCAGTTTACGCTCTTTACTCTTGTTTGGAGATAATTATTGCGAACCAAAAGTGGAGGATTTGGGGATTTTGTTGCCTAAACTTCTTAGAGTGCTGGATTTGGGGGATTTGAAATTTTATGAATCATTTCCGATGGAAGTTTTATTGCTTGTTCACTTGAGACATCTGGCGCTTTGTAAAACAAGATCCATCCCATCTGCGATAGACAACCTTTCAAGGTTAGAAACTCTTACCGTAAATGGGCCGTATCTTCAGATTGTGCTGCCGGATGCTATATGGAACATTAAGACCTTGAGTAATCTAAGTATTGAGCCACATGGGACTAAAGATTATACTCATGGTTTTATTTTTCAAGTTGGAAATCTTGAAGTATACCCAGATTTAGATCATTTAAATACTTTAAACCTTGTAATTGATTCCTCTTCTAAAAGCTTGCAAAAGCTATTGACAAAGTTACCAAGCATTCGCAGGCTAAAATGTGCGGGACCGGTCAACCTctataaaactaccaaaaattgCGACGAGATTCTTGAGTTTGACTGTTTAAGTCAACTAGAATCACTTCGTTTGATTCGTCTTAGGGGATATGGATTTAAATTCCCGCTGAATTTGAAGAAGTTGGTGCTCGCATGGAATAGTCAACCATGGactgaaatttcaaaaattggaaagctGCCCAATCTTGAAGTGCTTAAATTACTCAATTACTCCTTCGTTGGGGAAGAATGGGTAGTGAAAGAAGGGGAGTTCCCTAACCTCCGAGTCTTGGAATTGTTAGAATTGGGCATTCGCAACTGGACTGCATTTTCTGATAGTTTTTCCCGTCTTGAGAAATTGGTGGTGCACTCGTGCCCGTACCTGGAGAAGGTCCCTTCTTGTTTAGGGGAATGTGAGACTCTTGAAATGATTGAAGTGAAATGGTGTCGCATGTCTGTTGTAAATTCAATAAAGCAAATTCAGCAAGAACAGATAGATATGGGAAATGAGGATCTAAAGATCGTACTTGAAGGTCGTTATGAATATGATACATCCATTTCCTCAGAAGCAGAGTCAATTCCATCAGAAGCTGGGGAGATTTCCTCAGAAAGAGAGTCTATTTCCTCTCATCACACTTGA